The Arcobacter sp. CECT 8986 DNA segment AAAACAGACGCTAAACTAAGAGAAAAAAATACTTTTATTGCTGAAACATATAGAAGTTTAGCAGCTGGTGATGGTGAGATGATTTCTGATGAAGAGATTTTACTTGCAATGTTTGCAAATCAAATCTTAGAAGGATTATATTTTTATGCTGGATTTGCAGCAATTTATGCACTTGGAAAATCAGGTAAAATGCTTGGAAGTTCTCAAATGATTAGATTTATTCAAAGAGATGAAGTAACACACCTTTTATTATTCCAAAATATGATTAACTCTACTAGAAAAGAAAGACCTGATTTATTTACTCCTGAATTAGAAGCAAAAGTAAGAGAGATGTTTAAAAAAGCAGTAGAACTTGAGTCTTCTTGGGGTGCTTATATTACTCAAGGACAAATCTTAGGATTTACAGATGCAATTATCACTCAATATATTCAATACTTAGCTGATAAAAGATTAGAAGCAGTTGGATATAAACCAATGTATAACGTGAAACACCCTATTCCTTGGGTTGATGGTTATGCTTCATTTAATGACCAAAGAACTAACTTTTTTGAAGGGAATGTTGTAAATTATTCGAAAGGTTCGATTAACTTTGACGACTTTTAGAATTTTATCTTTTACATAAATTCTTCGTTTTTGCAAAAATTATGACAGTCATTTACTTTAGTAAACTCCTGCCATAATTTTTACTGCAGGCCTTGAATTTAAAGTAAAATAGAAAATTTAAGTATGAAAATTTGACCGAAATGTCGTGAAACTATGTGTTAAGAGTTAATATACCAGTTTAGATTTTTGAAAATCCAAACAAGTATACTTATTGTTTAGCGGCTAAAAGTATAACTTACAAATTCTTCAAAAAATCTTTAACATGAATATTGATTGGTATATTTTGTATGCACATTAATTTGTGAGAATAAAGCCAACTCAAAAAGGAGTTCATAATGGCATATAATATTAGTGGAAATCAAGATGGATTAAATGGAAGAAATAAAACATATATAATTCCAGGTAGAGGTACAGTTTCAAGAAAAACGTTAGTAAAAGAAGTTGAATTAGGTAAACATCCAAATCACTCTACATACAAAATTAATGGACAAAAATATGTTCGTGCTAATCCTGATATAACTACATGTAATAATGTAAATAAATCTTAATATTAATGAGCCAGCATTTGTTAAAGCTGAGTTGTTTTAAATTTTTTTCGAAATAGCTGAGGACTGTTTGAGTAAGTAAAGTGCTAAATGCACTTTACTTACGAGTTCCGCAAGCAGAAAATAAATTTATAATAATGAAGGAAGTTTACCTTTAACAATTAGCTGGTTGCTTTTTGCAATACTTTTTTCAATAAAAAAGTATTATATAAAGTATTCTATTTCTTCTTTTATTTATAAAATAAGCCATTTTAATACTTACCTTAACAAAACCATTAAATCCACATAATAATCACTTTAAAAGCTATTTATGCTTAAAATAACGCATATTTTAAAGGATATAAATGCTAAAAGAAAAAACACAAGACTTTTTAAGAGCTCAAATTATGGATTTGAATGATTTTAACTACTCATTTGAAGAAGATGGGGAATATTTACACGTGATTTTTGATGAAGTTTTTTCAAAAAAAATACAAAAAGAGTTTACATTTAAAGTTTTAAATGATACTTTGTATATGCACTCTACTTCATATGGGTGGAAACCTGTACAAAAAGGTGCTTCAAATAAATATTTTTGGATAGATTTATTATACGAGGATTAATTATGAATGAGACTATAAAACAGTTATCAAATAGACGTTCAGTAAGGGAATTTACAGGTGAGTCTGTAAGTGATGAAGACTTAAATCTAATACTAAAAACAGCACAAAGATGCCCTACTTCTGTAAATGGGCAACAAATCTCAATAATTTATACAAGAAATAAAGAAAAATTAGCAAAGATTAGCGAACTTTGTGGAAATCAAGAGCATATTAAACATTGCGATATTTTTATTATGTTTGTTATTGATTATAATAGAATTTCACACGCATTAGACTCTATAAATGAGAAGCTAAATATTCAAAAATCAGCTGAGGGAATAATAGTTGGTGCAGTTGATGCGGGAATTATGCTAAGTTCATTACAAACAAGTGCAGAGTCTTTGGGGTATGCAACTACTGCAATTGGTGCAGTAAGACAAAATCCAAATGAATTTATAAAACTTTTTGACTTACCTAAAAACACTTATCCTTTAGTTGGTTCTACTTTAGGTGTTCCTACAACAACGGCAAAAGATGCACCACTAAAACCAAGAATCAAACTTGATTGTTTTGCATTTGAAGATAAATATGATGATACAAAAGCAAAAGAAGGTATTTTTGAATATGAATCAACTCTAAAAGAGTTTAGAAAAGAGAATAATATGGATTATAAAACTTCATATAATCAAGATATGGCAAGATTTTATACTAAAAGTTATACAAGAGATATCAAAAAAACTTTTGAACAACAAGGCTTTGTTTTTGAAGATATTAATAAGTAGCAAAAGCTACTTATTAAGGTAAATTGATTTAAAATAATAAAATATACAGATAAATTAGTAATTTATAATAAACTAATTTATTAATTTGCCTTTTCTTTTACCTCTTCTTAGAAAATTTAAGATATAATAATTAAATTTCGTAGAAAGAGTGACACATATGAATTTAGGTAAAAAAGTTTTTTTATTATCTTTATTGTTACTATTATTGATTGTGACATGTGTATATGAACACACTGAAGAGTTTATGAATGGCGCTTCTATAAATCAAAAACAAGTGGCAGTAAAAGAAGAACAAGTACAACCAGTTAAGATTGAACCAACTCAAAATGAAGCTCAAGAAGAACAAGTTATACCAGAAAATAATGAAAAACAAGATGAGATTTCACAAGAGAATATTGAGCCTAAAGTAGAGACTACAAACGAAAAAATAACTAAAGTTGAAGAACAAACTCAACAAATAGAAGAAATAAAAGAGCCTGAGCCTATTATTCTTAAAAGAAAAGATGAAGGATATAGAAGATCAAATGGCGAATTTTTCTATTATGAATTATCACCAAAATCAAAAGAGATACAAGATAAATTATATACTATTATGAGAACAGAACCATTTGTTTTTGGTAAAAATGATGGAATAAACTACTTAAAAAGAAATGATGAGTTATTAAATAAAATAATAAAAATTATGAAAGATAACCCAAAATTAAAATTTGAGATTGCAGGTCATTCAAGTATCAGACCAAATGATGATAGATACAATACTTATATTTCTGTTATGAGAGCTGCAAATATCAAAAAAGAACTAATTGCTAGAGGAATTTCTAAAAGAAGAATGAAAGCAAGAGGTTATGGTGACAAAATACCTTTAATACAAGATCAAATTAAATTATTTAATAGAATTGAATTTAATATCATAGGAGAATAGTTGTGATAGAGATAGCTTCGAAGATTGTAGTATGTTTAGTACTTGCAGCATTTATAGGATTTTTAATAGGATTTATCATAGGTAGAGCTACAAGAAAAGAAGAGTATGCAGCAGTTACTGATAACCAATCAAAAAGAGTTGGAAATATTTATAATAAACCTCTAATTTTTAGTTGCCCAAGACCAGCGGGTAAAGATAATCTAAAACAAATAGAGGGAGTAGATTCTTTTATTGAAGCTCAATTAAATCATCTTGGTATTTTTCATTTTGATCAAATTTCAAATTGGACTGATAAAAACTGCGAATGGATAGAAAACTATCTAGATATTAGTGATAGAATAAAAGAAGAAAACTGGGTAGAACAAGCAAAAGGTCTGTCTAAACCAACAGTTTAATATTAATAAACAAAAGTTAGCACTTTTGTTTTATTAACTCTTTTACACAAGTATCTATCATCTCATAGACCTTGTCAAAGCCTTCAAATCCATCAAAAAAGAATGGGTCTGGAACATCTTCTCCATTGAAACCAAATGAACCTAATTTTATAGGATTTTTACAACCTAATTTTTTTAAATTTTTCAGATTACTATCATCTAAACCAACAACCAAATCATACTCATAAAAGTCTTCTAATCTAACTTGTCTTGCAATTTGTCTTGATATATCTATTCCATTATTTAAAGCAACTTTTATTGAATTGTCACAAGGATTTTCACCAATATGCCAACTTCCTGTACCTGCACTATCAATTTTTAGTTCTATATTATTATCTTTTGCATATTTTTCTGCAATTCCCTGCGCAATAGGAGAACGACAAATATTACCTAAGCAAACAAAAATAATTGATTTTACTTTTTCCATAAATTTATATTCCTACGTTTATATAACTTCTCATTTTTTTTATATCTAATTTGTTAAATTCTAAAGATAATATCTCTTTGGAATCATCTATAATTACTTCCCCAAAAGGATTGATAATAGCACTACCTTTACAGCATGATTCATCAGCACTATTAGCTGCAATAACAAAACATTGATTTGCAATCGCTAGAGCTTTTGTAAGTGCCTCATAGTGCTCTTTTCTTCCTTTTCCCCACATAGCAGGAACTAAAATAATATCTGCACCTTTTAATCTATCCCAATACTTTGTAAATCTAAGTTCAAAGCAGATTAAAGTAGCTATTTTAAACTCTTCTATTTCATATATTTGTATTTGTTCATCATTTTTTTTATTACTAAAATATTTTGTTTCATTTCCCAATTCAAATAGCTTATATTTATCTTGAGTATAAACAATTTTTTTATTTGAAAAAAGAAAAAATCTATTAAAGTAGTTACCATCTTCTTCTATAATCATAGTAATAGCAATTTTTTTATTTAAAGACTCTTCTAAAAGTCTATTTATAGCATGTTTTGAGAATTGTGCTGCTTTAATAAAATTGTTATAAGAGTAACCAGTCAATGCAAGCTCACTTGCAAGAATAAGGTCACTATCCTTGCAAGTTTTAATAAGCTTTATTATATTTGTAAGATTTTTTCCAAAATCTTTATCTATATTAGTTTGAAGAGCTACTAAGTTCATCTTTTGCTAGTTGAATTAGTTTATTTACTTCTTCTTCATACTCAATTGCAGTTTTTTCATCTGTTGATTCAAATCTTGTAACTAATACAGGAGTAGTATTTGAAGCTCTTACAAGTCCCCATCCGTGTCTAAAGTTTATTCTAACACCATCTACATCAATAATATCTAAAATTTTAGGAAAACTTGCTGGAGGATTTTTTAATAACTCTTTGATTTTATCAATTAGTAAAAATTTTTCTTCTTCTGTTGTATTTACTTTTATCTCTTCTGTTGAGTAAGTTTTAGGAAGTTTTTCTATCTCTTTGTCTATATTCATTCCATTTTTTATAAGTTCTAAAATTCTAAATGTTACATAAACAGCATCATCAAAACCAAAAAATCTATCGTTAAAGAATATATGTCCAGAAACTTCAGCAGCAAGATGTGCATTTACCTCTTTTAGTTTTACTTTTAAGTTACTATGTCCTGTTTTGTACATAATAGCTTTTCCCATTTCATTGATTAAGTCATACATAACTTGAGTACATTTAACTTCACCAACAACAACAGGCTCTTTCATAGTTTTTGCAAAAAGAAGTGCTAGAATATCACCTTTTACATTATATTTTTTTGTCAAAAATGCAATTCTATCCGCATCTCCATCATATGCAAAACCATATTGAGCATCTTTTTCTAAAACTTTTTTCAAATCTTTTAGATTAGCTTCAACACTTGGGTCTGGATGATGATTTGGGAAAGTTCCATCTGGTTCACAGTATAAACCTTCATATTTTAGTTCAAGTTTATCTAAAATCTCGCATAAAACAGTATTTGCTACACCATTTCCACAATCAATTGCAAAAGGTACATCAAACCCTCTTAACTCTTCAAACTCATTTACCATATATTTTACATATAAAGCTTTTGCATTTATTCTTTCATACTGTTTGTTATCTTCAATATCTAAATCTTGATTTTTAATAATTTCATCACCAAGTTTATAAATATCATCTGCAAAAAATGGTTTGTTATTAATAGTAATTTTAAATCCATTATATTCACTAGGATTGTGACTTCCTGTAATCATAACAGAAGCATTTGGTCTAATTCCATTAAACTCTTGATAAGATGCGAAATAGTTAACTCCTGTTGCAACTAATCCAATTCCTAATACTTTTACACCTGCTTTATTAAAACCGCTTGTTAAGTACTCAAATAGTTGTGGAGAGTGTGTTCTTGCATCATATCCAATAACAATATATGGGTTTTCATTTGTTCTTTTTTTTACTTCTAAACCAAGATAATATCCAATAAGTTTTACACTTTGCTCGTTTAATTCTTGCTCAACAATTCCTCTAATATCATATTCTCTAAAAATTGACTTGTTTATCATAATGCCCTCAGCAAAATTTTTTCATAATTATATCGTTTGAAGCTTTAATAGTAATAACTTTTTATATGTTATAATTAAATCTAATCAAGGAGAGAAAATGATTGAGTTATCTAATTTATATATGTTTGTATTATCATCTTTTTTACTATGTTTAGCCCCAGGCCCAGATAATATTTATGTTCTAACACAAGGTATGACAAAATCAAAAAAAGCAGCTGTGGTTACTACTTTTGGATTATGTAGTGGACTTATTATTCATACAAGTGCAGCAGCATTTGGAATATCAGTGATTTTTAAAACTTCACAAATTGCTTTTGATATTGTTAAGTATTTAGGTGCTGCTTATTTACTTTATATTGCATATCAAGTATTTATTCATAGAAATGAGCCACTTGATTTAACAGCACATGGTTCTAAAAAAGGATTAAAAGCCTTGTATATAAAAGGATTTTTTATGAATATCTTAAATCCAAAAGTATCAATATTCTTTTTGGCTTTTTTACCTCAATTTGTAAGTGTAGAAAATGGAAATGTACCTTTACAGATGATTATTTTAGGAGTGATTTTTATGTTACTTACAATTATCGTATTCTGCTCAATTGGAATTGCTGGTAATATGTTAAGTTCAAAACTACTTCAAAAACCAAAAATTGTATCGTATATGAATATTATTACTTCATTTGTATTAGTTAGTTTAGGTATAAAATTGGCTTTATCTCAAAGGTAATGACACATTTGTGATGCTCATATTATATTATTTATGGTAGAATGTATTTTATGAAAAGCATAATTTTATTTTGTTTAGTTATAAATACTTTAATCTGCAAAGAGTTGATTTTACCTATAAAATCTGAAGTTAACTATAATATTCAGAAAGCTCTTTTAGGTAAGAAACTCTTTTTTGATACAAGATTGAGTAAGGATGATACTATATCATGTGCATCGTGTCATGATATTAGTAATGGGGGTGATGACAATAGAGATTTTTCTATTGGAATTAATAACAGAAAAGGAAGTGTAAACTCTCCTACAGTTTTAAATTCAAAGTATAATTTTACTCAGTTTTGGAATGGTAAAGCAAGAGATTTGAAAGAACAAATCAATGGACCAGTACACAATCCAATGGAGATGGGGTCTTCTTTAGATGAGATTGTAAAAAAAATATCTTCTGATAGCTATTATAAAAAGCAGTTTGAACTTATATTTAAAGATGGATTAACAAAAACAAACTTAGTAGATGCGCTTGCAGAGTTTGAAAGTGCATTAATAACGCCTGATTCAAGATTTGATAAATATCTAAAAGGTGATAAAACAGCATTAAGTAAAGATGAAATCAAAGGGTATGAACTCTTTAAGAAAAATGGATGTATCTCTTGTCATAATGGAGTAAATATTGGTGGAAACTTATTTCAAAAAATGGGG contains these protein-coding regions:
- a CDS encoding ribonucleotide-diphosphate reductase subunit beta, producing MDRKIIYNPDSKENLNDRRMFGGNPDGMINFTRMKYQWALNLWDMMEANTWFPREVQMTNDAKDYKYLTPPEKRMYDLVLSQLIFMDSLQTNNLMDNINPYITAPEVNACLSRQSYEEANHSKSYAVMVESISDNTDEIYDMWKTDAKLREKNTFIAETYRSLAAGDGEMISDEEILLAMFANQILEGLYFYAGFAAIYALGKSGKMLGSSQMIRFIQRDEVTHLLLFQNMINSTRKERPDLFTPELEAKVREMFKKAVELESSWGAYITQGQILGFTDAIITQYIQYLADKRLEAVGYKPMYNVKHPIPWVDGYASFNDQRTNFFEGNVVNYSKGSINFDDF
- a CDS encoding DUF3892 domain-containing protein, translated to MAYNISGNQDGLNGRNKTYIIPGRGTVSRKTLVKEVELGKHPNHSTYKINGQKYVRANPDITTCNNVNKS
- a CDS encoding nitroreductase family protein → MNETIKQLSNRRSVREFTGESVSDEDLNLILKTAQRCPTSVNGQQISIIYTRNKEKLAKISELCGNQEHIKHCDIFIMFVIDYNRISHALDSINEKLNIQKSAEGIIVGAVDAGIMLSSLQTSAESLGYATTAIGAVRQNPNEFIKLFDLPKNTYPLVGSTLGVPTTTAKDAPLKPRIKLDCFAFEDKYDDTKAKEGIFEYESTLKEFRKENNMDYKTSYNQDMARFYTKSYTRDIKKTFEQQGFVFEDINK
- a CDS encoding OmpA family protein encodes the protein MNLGKKVFLLSLLLLLLIVTCVYEHTEEFMNGASINQKQVAVKEEQVQPVKIEPTQNEAQEEQVIPENNEKQDEISQENIEPKVETTNEKITKVEEQTQQIEEIKEPEPIILKRKDEGYRRSNGEFFYYELSPKSKEIQDKLYTIMRTEPFVFGKNDGINYLKRNDELLNKIIKIMKDNPKLKFEIAGHSSIRPNDDRYNTYISVMRAANIKKELIARGISKRRMKARGYGDKIPLIQDQIKLFNRIEFNIIGE
- a CDS encoding low molecular weight protein-tyrosine-phosphatase, translated to MEKVKSIIFVCLGNICRSPIAQGIAEKYAKDNNIELKIDSAGTGSWHIGENPCDNSIKVALNNGIDISRQIARQVRLEDFYEYDLVVGLDDSNLKNLKKLGCKNPIKLGSFGFNGEDVPDPFFFDGFEGFDKVYEMIDTCVKELIKQKC
- a CDS encoding carbon-nitrogen hydrolase family protein, whose translation is MNLVALQTNIDKDFGKNLTNIIKLIKTCKDSDLILASELALTGYSYNNFIKAAQFSKHAINRLLEESLNKKIAITMIIEEDGNYFNRFFLFSNKKIVYTQDKYKLFELGNETKYFSNKKNDEQIQIYEIEEFKIATLICFELRFTKYWDRLKGADIILVPAMWGKGRKEHYEALTKALAIANQCFVIAANSADESCCKGSAIINPFGEVIIDDSKEILSLEFNKLDIKKMRSYINVGI
- a CDS encoding phosphomannomutase/phosphoglucomutase, with translation MINKSIFREYDIRGIVEQELNEQSVKLIGYYLGLEVKKRTNENPYIVIGYDARTHSPQLFEYLTSGFNKAGVKVLGIGLVATGVNYFASYQEFNGIRPNASVMITGSHNPSEYNGFKITINNKPFFADDIYKLGDEIIKNQDLDIEDNKQYERINAKALYVKYMVNEFEELRGFDVPFAIDCGNGVANTVLCEILDKLELKYEGLYCEPDGTFPNHHPDPSVEANLKDLKKVLEKDAQYGFAYDGDADRIAFLTKKYNVKGDILALLFAKTMKEPVVVGEVKCTQVMYDLINEMGKAIMYKTGHSNLKVKLKEVNAHLAAEVSGHIFFNDRFFGFDDAVYVTFRILELIKNGMNIDKEIEKLPKTYSTEEIKVNTTEEEKFLLIDKIKELLKNPPASFPKILDIIDVDGVRINFRHGWGLVRASNTTPVLVTRFESTDEKTAIEYEEEVNKLIQLAKDELSSSSN
- a CDS encoding LysE family translocator; the encoded protein is MIELSNLYMFVLSSFLLCLAPGPDNIYVLTQGMTKSKKAAVVTTFGLCSGLIIHTSAAAFGISVIFKTSQIAFDIVKYLGAAYLLYIAYQVFIHRNEPLDLTAHGSKKGLKALYIKGFFMNILNPKVSIFFLAFLPQFVSVENGNVPLQMIILGVIFMLLTIIVFCSIGIAGNMLSSKLLQKPKIVSYMNIITSFVLVSLGIKLALSQR
- a CDS encoding cytochrome-c peroxidase: MKSIILFCLVINTLICKELILPIKSEVNYNIQKALLGKKLFFDTRLSKDDTISCASCHDISNGGDDNRDFSIGINNRKGSVNSPTVLNSKYNFTQFWNGKARDLKEQINGPVHNPMEMGSSLDEIVKKISSDSYYKKQFELIFKDGLTKTNLVDALAEFESALITPDSRFDKYLKGDKTALSKDEIKGYELFKKNGCISCHNGVNIGGNLFQKMGILKEYKSKTNNLGRFNVTKDEEDKNYFKVPTLRNIDKTAPYFHDASAKTLHDAVSVMMEYQLGIEPNEDEIDKIVKFLKTLDGQTPKIMDEK